A genomic window from Astatotilapia calliptera chromosome 12, fAstCal1.2, whole genome shotgun sequence includes:
- the LOC113033027 gene encoding protein NLRC3-like, with protein sequence MRLEDNITMFVKNELKKIQKLLSPDHPETLKSQMEDEEMFEGEDEDERKSCREAFLKITLHFLRRLKQHEMADHLQSKIFAPLCKRELKAQLKKKFQCVFEGIAKAGSPTLLNQIYTELYITEGGTAEVNEEHEVRQIETASRKPDRPETTIRQEDIFKASPGRDEPIRTVLTKGVAGIGKTVLTQKYSLDWAEDKANQDIQFIFPFTFRELNVLKEEKFSLVELVHHFFNQTNESGICRLEDFQVVFILDGLDECRLNLDFNKTKILTETRKSTSLDELLTNLIRGNVLPSARLWITTRPAAANRIPPQCVDMVTEVRGFTDPQKEEYFRKRFRDEEQASRIIFHIKKARSLHIMCHIPVFCWITATVLEDVLETREGGELPNTLTEMYIHFLVVQAKVKRIKYDGGSETDPHWSPESRKMIESLGKLAFDQLQKGNLIFYEPDLTECGIDIRAASVYSGVFTQIFKVEKQLYQDKVFCFVHLSVQEFLAALHVHLTFINSGLNLLEEQQTSSQTEKYFYQCAVDKALQSPNGHLDLFLRFLLGLKTKQTRLQGLMTQTGSSSQTNQEAVQYIKEKLSENLSAEKSINLFHCLNELNDRSLLEEIQQSLRSGHLSTDKLSPAQWSALVFILLSSEKDLDVFDLKKYFASEEALLRLLPVVKAAKKAL encoded by the exons ATG CGGCTGGAGGACAACATCACCATGTTTGTGAAGAAtgagctgaagaagatccagaagCTTCTGAGTCCAGATCACCCAGAAACTTTAAAGAGCCAGATGGAGGATGAGGAGATGTTTGAaggtgaggatgaagatgaaagaaagagCTGCAGAGAAGCATTTCTGAAGATCACACTCCACTTCTTGAGGAGACTTAAGCAGCATGAGATGGCTGACCATCTGCAGAGCA AAATATTTGCTCCACTCTGTAAACGTGAACTTAAAGCCcaactgaagaagaagttccagtgtgtgtttgagggcatcgctaaagcaggaagcccaaccctcctgaatcagatctacacagagctctacatcacagagggagggactgcagaggtcaatgaggaacatgaggtcagacagattgaaacagcatccaggaaaccagacagaccagaaacaacaatcagacaagaagacatctttaaagcctcacctggaagagacgaaccaatcagaacagtgctgacaaagggagtggctggcattgggaaaacagtcttaacacagaaatacagcctggactgggctgaagacaaagccaaccaggacatccagttcatatttccattcactttcagagagctgaatgtgctgaaagaggaaaagttcagcttggtggaacttgttcatcacttctttaatCAAACTAACGAATCAGGAATCTGCAGgcttgaagacttccaggttgtgttcatacttgatggtctggatgagtgtcgacttaaTTTGGACTTCAACAAAACTAAAATCCTGACTGAAACCAGAAAGTCCACCTCATTGGATgagctgctgacaaacctcatcaGAGGGAACGTGCTCCCAtctgctcgcctctggataacaacacgacctgcagcagccaatcggATCCCTCCTCAGTGTGTCgacatggtgacagaggtcagagggttcactgacccacagaaggaggagtacttcaggaagagattcagagatgaggagcaggccagcaggatcatctTCCACATCAAGAAAGctcgaagcctccacatcatgtgtcacatcccagtcttctgctggatcactgctacagttctggaggatgtgctggaaaccagagagggaggagagctgcccaacaccctgactgagatgtacatccacttcctggtggttcaggccaaagtcAAGAGGATCAAATATGATGGAGGAtctgagacagatccacactggagtccagagagccggaagatgattgagtctctgggaaaactggcttttgatcagctgcagaaaggaaacctgatcttctatgaaccagacctgacagagtgtggcatcgatatcagagcagcctcagtgtactcaggagtgttcacacagatctttaaagtggagaaacaactgtaccaggacaaggtgttctgctttgttcatctcagtgttcaggagtttctggctgctcttcatgtccacctgaccttcatcaactctggactcaatctgctggaagaGCAACAAACAAGCTCTCAGACAGAGAAATACTTCTACCAGTGTGCTGTGGACAAGGCCTTACAGAGCCccaatggacacctggacttgttccttcGTTTTCTCTTGGGTCTGAAGACTAAACAAACTCGTTTGCAAGGCCTgatgacacagacaggaagtagctcacagaccaatcaAGAAGCAGTTCAGTACATCAAGGagaagctcagtgagaatctgtctgcagagaaaagcatcaatctgtttcactgtctgaatgaactgaatgatcgttctctgctggaggagatccaacagtccctgagatcaggacatctctccacagataaactgtctcctgctcagtggtcagctctggtcttcatcttactgtcatcagaaaaagatctggatgtgtttgacctgaagaaatactttgcttcagaggaggctcttctgaggctgctgccagtggtcaaagccgCTAAAAAAGCTCTGTAA